One stretch of Clavelina lepadiformis chromosome 6, kaClaLepa1.1, whole genome shotgun sequence DNA includes these proteins:
- the LOC143462474 gene encoding speedy protein A-like, which translates to MSSNSYGNQLPTKYILRLSGSVSRSKRIRSEDVKSIDKRSILRTELGPRPKRMKSSSRKNCFAVSDDEISAFFELFNDPVIQEFLWIDTCYRVSDSYLLAMVFAFFKRAHLHLSEYTKENFFVALYLANDMEEDEEDFKYEIFPWALGSSWRDLYPGLLQQRDKMWIRMKFRAAVSRRCCEEMMRLCPDHFIWKRERNSHHGGAKRNCRKTAEEKEPFPRGPGRSPIPCKVCTKADSSSGYLSDDGILANNPVVFFVAQPDSSPDEYFSASSKMVGSTSKNPLTCKSNHLCQCSNNGQEVVQASCSIEDSTSFDMDGLWATLT; encoded by the exons ATGTCCTCCAATAGTTATGGTAACCAGCTTCcaacaaaatacattttacgACTTTCAGGTTCTGTATCAAGGTCTAAAAGAATCAG ATCAGAAGATGTAAAAAGCATTGACAAAAGGAGCATTCTTAGAACAGAATTAGGTCCACGACCAAAAAGAATGAAATCAAGTTCTCGAAAGAATTGCTTTGCTGTATCTGACGATGAAAttagtgcattttttgaacTATTCA ATGATCCAGTAATTCAAGAATTTCTTTGGATTGACACTTGCTACCGAGTTTCAGACAGTTACCTACTAGCCATGGTTTTCGCATTTTTCAAACGAGCGCATTTGCATTTAAGTGAATACACAAAAGAGAATTTTTTTGTAGCCTT GTACTTAGCAAATGACATGGAAGAAGATGAGGAAGATTTTAAATACGAAATATTTCCTTGGGCTCTTGGCTCATCTTGGAGAGATCTTTATCCCGGTTTGCTCCAGCAGAGAGACAAGATGTGGATTAGGATGAAGTTTAGAGCAGCCGTTAGCAGAAGATGTTGTGAAGAG ATGATGCGATTGTGTCCGGATCATTTTATCTGGAAACGTGAGCGAAACTCTCATCACGGCGGAGCAAAAAGAAATTGTCGAAAGACAGCAGAAGAAAAGGAACCTTTTCCGAGGGGGCCCGGACGGTCGCCAATTCCATGTAAAGTTTGCACAAAAGCTGATAGTAGCAGTGG GTACTTGTCTGATGATGGTATTTTAGCAAACAATCCCGTCGTCTTCTTTGTTGCTCAGCCTGATTCATCACCGGATGAATATTTTAGCGCCAGCAGTAAGatg GTTGGTTCAACCAGCAAAAATCCTCTTACATGCAAATCAAATCATTTGTGCCAGTGCAGTAACAACGGTCAGGAAGTGGTTCAAGCGTCCTGCTCAATAGAAGATTCTACAAGCTTTGATATGGATG GATTGTGGGCCACCTTGACATGA